A window from Catharus ustulatus isolate bCatUst1 chromosome 14, bCatUst1.pri.v2, whole genome shotgun sequence encodes these proteins:
- the PDZD11 gene encoding LOW QUALITY PROTEIN: PDZ domain-containing protein 11 (The sequence of the model RefSeq protein was modified relative to this genomic sequence to represent the inferred CDS: inserted 1 base in 1 codon) codes for MEGRVPYDDFPVVFLPPYESPPAWVPPHERVYHTDYNNELTQXLPRTIVLKKPPGAQLGFNIRGGKASQLGIFISKVIPDSDAHRAGLQEGDQVLSVNDVDFQDIEHSKAVEILKTAREITMRVRYFPYNYQRQKERTVH; via the exons ATGGAGGGCCGGGTGCCCTACGATGACTTCCCGGTGGTTTTCCTGCCGCCCTACGAGAGCCCGCCCGCCTGGGTCCCGCCGCACGAG CGCGTTTATCACACCGACTACAACAACGAGCTCACGC TCCTGCCCCGCACCATCGTCCTCAAGAAGCCGCCCGGGGCGCAG CTGGGCTTCAACATCCGGGGAGGAAAAGCCTCGCAGTTGGGAATCTTCATCTCCAAG GTAATTCCCGACTCGGAtgctcacagggctgggctgcaggagggggaCCAGGTGCTCTCAGTGAACGATGTGGATTTCCAGGACATTGAGCACAGCAAG gcTGTGGAGATCCTGAAGACGGCGCGGGAGATCACGATGCGTGTGCGCTACTTCCCCTACA
- the TAF9B gene encoding transcription initiation factor TFIID subunit 9B, whose protein sequence is MEAAKMASPKSAPKDAQVMAQILKDMGITEYEPRVINQMLEFAYRYVTTILEDAKIYSSHAKKSSVDADDVRLAIQCRTDQSFTSPPPRDFLLDIARQKNQTPLPLIKPYSGPRLPPDRYCLTAPNYRLKSLQKKVSSTAGRITVPRLSVGAVSSRPSTPTLGTPSAQTVSVSAKVGAPVSLAGQRFTVQIPSSQPAGKSATPTTPTVQNVLINPSLIGPKNILITTNMVPPGAADPNPLKRKHEDDDDYDAL, encoded by the exons ATGGAGGCGGCCAAGATGGCGTCTCCCAAGAGCGCCCCTAAAGACGCGCAG GTGATGGCGCAGATCCTCAAGGACATGGGCATCACCGAGTACGAGCCGCGCGTCATCAACCAGATGCTGGAGTTCGCCTACA GATACGTGACCACGATCCTGGAGGACGCCAAGATCTACTCGAGCCACGCCAAGAAGTCGAGCGTGGACGCGGACGACGTGCGCCTGGCGATCCAGTGCCGCACCGACCAGTCATTCACATCGCCCCCGCCCCGCGAT TTCCTGCTGGACATCGCCCGCCAGAAGAACCAGACGCCGCTGCCGCTGATCAAGCCGTACTCGGGCCCGCGGCTGCCGCCCGACAGGTACTGCCTGACTGCCCCCAACTACCGCCTGAAATCCCTGCAGAAGAAG GTCTCCTCCACAGCAGGCAGGATCACAGTCCCTCGCCTGAGCGTGGGCGCCGTGAGCAGCAGGCCCAGCACTCCCACTTTGG GTACCCCCTCAGCCCAGACTGTGTCGGTGTCAGCCAAGGTGGGAGCGCCGGTGTCGCTGGCGGGGCAGCGCTTCACTGTCCAGATCCCATCCTCACAGCCTGCTGGCAAGTCAG CCACTCCCACCACCCCCACGGTGCAGAACGTCCTGATCAACCCTTCCCTGATCGGCCCCAAGAACATCCTGATCACCACCAACATGGtcccgcccggcgccgccgaCCCCAACCCGCTCAAGAGGAAACACGAGGACGACGACGACTACGACGCCTTGTGA
- the KIF4A gene encoding LOW QUALITY PROTEIN: chromosome-associated kinesin KIF4A (The sequence of the model RefSeq protein was modified relative to this genomic sequence to represent the inferred CDS: inserted 1 base in 1 codon) produces the protein MVREDEKGIPVRVALRCRPLVPKETSEGCQMCLSFVPGEPQVVVGSDKAFTYDYVFDPSVEQEEVFNTAVSPLVRGIFKGYNATVLAYGQTGSGKTYSMGGTYTANQEYEPSVGVIPRVIKLLFEEQQQRQDWEFILKVSYLEIYNEDILDLLCPSRERAQLSIREDPKEGIKIVGLTERNVTCAQDTVSCLEQGNNCRTVGSTAMNSQSSRSHAIFTICVDQKKKNDKNCSFHCKLHLVDLAGSERQKKXKAEGDRLKEGININRGLLCLGNVISALGEENKKGGYVPYRDSKLTRLLQDSLGGNSHTLMIACVSPADSNLEETLNTLRYADRARKIKNKPIVNVDPQAAELHHLKQQVQQLQVLLLQAHGGTLPVALNGLAPSESLQSLMEKNQSLQEENQKLSQGLSEAAGQTAQMLERIILTEQENEKMSAKLEQLQHHAVCKLDLQKLVETVEDEELKENVEVIRNLQQVLAELQSENAASTEAAAELPNSEQNSPGVGEVGQESKRTSNDFSTQHALRQAQLSRELLELNKALSLKEALAKKMSQNDTQLEPIQSQYQTNIRNLELEVSNLQKEKEELVLALHMAKKDINQAKLSERRRKRLQELEAQINELKKKLNEQSKLLKLKESTEHTVSKLNQEIREMKQQRVQLMRQMKEDTEKFRQWKQQKDKEVIQLKEKDRKRQYELLKLERDFQKQANVLRRKTEEAAAANKRLKDALQKQKEAADKRKETQNRGMEGIAARVKSWLANEVEVLVSTEEARRHLADLLEDRKILAKELLQLKEKKDAGENPPPKLRRRTYCLADLQAPDTDLSISKQIESLQTEMELRSAQIADLQQKLLDADNGDRAKQRWDSIATILEAKCALKYLLGELVTSKVQESKLQSSLEQSQASCSDVQKMLMEERNHIAELEAEFQNQILVQEQQHQEKVLYLLSQFQQKEAAEKRLEDSLNEQEKKLQERLQFQEEELEKMREICEKNQELLRENDNLKQKMLLLQVASGQKLRHIQQRPPESPDSSFDYVPPRPKTRRQTTAKPRAPSPEMDVEELLSDSGELEDAEWLPGKAGKGKKNLMGCSCKGRCGNRQCGCRKQKLGCTDGCSCNQTTCRNRERGLEITTCEEHKRDSEGSLKLEDPMEMKEEESFFQPVCVTPTTKVLQDITEQEVLLKIPSTAAPLLGRDEECRENQNPLGKKKKRMLNSTISFFSGCTPIKEEFN, from the exons ATGGTGCGGGAGGACGAGAAGGGCATCCCGGTGCGCGTGGCGCTGCGCTGCCGCCCGCTGGTGCCCAAGGAGACGAGCGAGGGCTGCCAGATGTGCCTGTCCTTCGTGCCCGGCGAGCCGCAG GTCGTGGTGGGCAGTGACAAGGCCTTCACCTACGATTACGTATTCGACCCGTCcgtggagcaggaggaggtttTCAACACAGCGGTGTCGCCTCTGGTCCGAGGCATCTTCAAAG GATACAATGCCACCGTCTTGGCCTACGGACAGACGGGGTCAGGGAAAACCTATTCCATGGGGGGCACCTACACTGCCAACCAGGAGTATGAGCCCAGCGTGGGGGTCATCCCCAGGGTCATCAAGCTGCTCTTTGAGGAGCAACAGCAAAGGCAGGATTGGGAGTTCATCCTCAAAGTTTCTTATCTGGAG atTTACAACGAGGACATCCTGGACCTGCTGTGCCCCTCCCGAGAGCgtgcccagctcagcatccGGGAGGATCCCAAGGAAGGCATCAAG ATTGTGGGGTTGACAGAAAGAAATGTCACCTGTGCCCAAGATACTGtgtcctgcctggagcaggggaacAATTGCAGAACTGTGGGATCCACAGCCATGAATTCCCAGTCCTCCAGATCCCATGCCATCTTCACCATCTGTGTTgatcagaagaagaaaaatgacaa GAATTGCAGTTTTCACTGCAAGCTACACCTGGTGGATCTTGCTGGCTCTGAGAGACAAAAGA CCAAGGCTGAGGGAGACAGACTCAAAGAAG GAATCAACATCAACAGAGGCCTCCTGTGCCTGGGGAATGTCATCAGTGCTCTGGGAGAGGAGAATAAAAAGGGAGGGTATGTCCCCTACAGAGACTCTAAGCTGACCAGGCTGCTGCAAG acTCCCTGGGTGGGAACAGCCACACTTTGATGATTGCCTGTGTGAGCCCAGCAGATTCCAACCTGGAGGAGACCCTGAACACTCTGCGTTacgctgacagggccaggaaAATCAAAAACAAACCCATTGTCAACGTGGACCCccaggcagctgagctgcacCACCTGAAGCAGCAG gtccagcagctccaggtgttgCTGCTCCAGGCCCATGGAGGGACCCTGCCTGTGGCTCTCAA TGGTTTGGCTCCCTCAGAGAGCCTCCAGTCCCTGATGGAGAAGAACcaatccctgcaggaggagaacCAGAAGCTGAGCCAAGGGCTGAGTGAGGCTGCTGGACAAACAGCACAGATGCTGGAGAGGATCATCCTG acagagcaagaaaatgagaagatgAGTGcaaagctggagcagctccagcaccatgCTGT GTGCAAGCTGGATCTGCAGAAGCTGGTGGAGACTGTGGAAGATGaggaattaaaggaaaatgtggaGGTGATCCGGAATCTACAGCAggtgctggctgagctgcag AGTGAAAACGCTGCCTccacagaagctgctgcagagctgccaaacTCTGAACAGAATTCTCCAGGT GTAGGAGAAGTGGGCCAGGAATCCAAGAGAACCTCCAACGACTTCAGCACCCAGCACGCCCTGCgccaggcacagctctccagggagctgctggagctcaaCAAAGCCCTAAGTCTGAAAGAGGCCCTGGCCAAAAAAATGTCTCAAAATGATACTCAACTGGAGCCCATTCAGTCCCAGTACCAG ACCAATATCAGGAATCTGGAATTGGAGGTCAGCAATTtgcaaaaggagaaggaggagctggTCCTTGCTCTGCACATGGCAAAGAAGGACATCAACCAGGCCAA gctgagcgAGCGGCGCCGCAAaaggctccaggagctggaagcACAAATTAATGAGCTCAAGAAGAAGCTGAATGAGCAATCCAAGCTCCTGAAGCTGAAGGAATCCACAGAGCACACGGTGTCCAAACTGAACCAGGAGATCAGG GAAATGAAGCAGCAAAGGGTGCAGCTGATGCGTCAGATGAAAGAAGACACTGAGAAATTCAGGCAgtggaagcagcagaaggacAAGGAAGTGATccagctgaaggaaaag GACCGTAAGAGACAATATGAGCTCCtcaagctggagagggatttccAGAAACAGGCCAACGTGCTCCGGCGCAAAACAGAGGAG gcagcagcagccaacaAACGCCTCAAGGATGCCctgcagaagcagaaggagGCGGCAGATAAACGGAAGGAGACCCAAAATCGGGGCATGGAAGGAATTGCTGCACGAGTCAAA AGCTGGCTTGCAAATGAAGTCGAGGTTCTTGTCAGCACTGAGGAAGCTCGAAGACACCTGGCAGACCTGCTGGAGGACAGGAAAATCCTGGCTAAGGAGCTCCTTcagctgaaagagaagaaagatgcTGGGGAAAACCCTCCTCCAAAGCTCCGG AGGCGCACGTACTGCCTGGCTGACCTGCAGGCTCCAGACACGGATCTCTCCATCTCCAAGCAGATTGAGAGCCTGCAGACTGAGATGGAGCTCAG GAGTGCTCAGATAGCAGATCTGCAGCAGAAACTCCTGGATGCAGACAATGGAGATCGGGCCAAGCAGCGCTGGGACAGCATTGCCACCATCCTGGAGGCCAAATGTGCTCTGAAGTATCTCCTGGGAGAG CTGGTCACCTCCAAAGTGCAGGAGAGcaaactgcagagcagcctggagcagagccaggccagcTGTTCTGACGTGCAGAAGATGCTGATGGAAGAGAGGAACCACatagcagagctggaggcagagttccAAAATCAGATTTTGGTGCAGGAGCAACAACACCAGGAAAAG GTTCTGTACCTGCTCAGCCAATTCCagcagaaagaagcagcagagaagagATTGGAGGATTCCCTGAATGAGCAGGAGAAGAAACTGCAGGAGCGACTCCAGTTCCAG gaggaggagctggaaaaaatgagggagatCTGTGAGAAGAACCAGGAACTGCTCCGGGAAAACGACAATCTGAAACAG aaaatgctgctcctCCAAGTTGCCAGTGGCCAGAAGCTCCGGCACATCCAGCAAAGGCCACCTGAGTCTCCAGATTCTTCTTTTGATTATGTTCCACCCAGA cccaAGACCCGCCGGCAGACCACGGCCAAGCCCCGAGCACCCAGCCCTGAGATGGATGtggaggagctgctctctgACTCTGGGGAGCTGGAGGATGCTGAGTGGCTTCCTGGGAAAGCaggcaaaggaaagaaaaacctcaTGGGG TGCTCGTGCAAGGGTCGCTGTGGGAACAGGCAGTgtggctgcaggaagcagaagtTGGGATGCACTGACGGCTGCAGCTGCAACCAGACCACgtgcaggaacagggagaggggtttg GAAATCACAACATGTGAGGAGCACAAAAGGGACTCAGAAGGGTCCTTGAAGCTGGAAGACCCCATGGAGATGAAAGAAGAAGAGAGCTTCTTCCAGCCTGTGTGTGTCACTCCCACCACCAAG gtgctgcaggacatcacagagcaggaggtgctgctgaagATTCCCAGCACCGCTGCCCCCCTGCTCGGCAGGGACGAGGAGTGCCGGGAGAACCAGAACCCCctggggaagaagaagaagaggatgCTGAACAGCaccatcagcttcttctcagGCTGCACCCCCATCAAGGAGGAGTTTAACTGA